A stretch of Halomonas elongata DSM 2581 DNA encodes these proteins:
- a CDS encoding phasin family protein: MQDKMIDAFNEQAREFFTPMRKFNALMLDNMERVTQYQLEAMKRYSQMGTSRLRDATDISDVEGVRDFGTRQVEMMTELSNQMLEDARAMSEMSLRFKSELEALYGESGQAMAEQAASAAEPEPTKESEGPAKEPEGPAKATSQAARKRS, translated from the coding sequence ATGCAGGACAAGATGATCGATGCGTTCAACGAGCAGGCGCGGGAATTCTTCACGCCGATGCGCAAGTTCAATGCCTTGATGCTGGACAACATGGAACGTGTGACCCAGTACCAGCTGGAGGCCATGAAGCGTTACAGCCAGATGGGCACCTCGCGCCTGCGGGATGCCACCGATATCAGCGATGTCGAAGGGGTTCGCGATTTTGGCACCCGGCAGGTCGAGATGATGACCGAGCTGTCCAACCAGATGCTCGAGGATGCCCGGGCCATGAGCGAGATGAGCCTGCGCTTCAAGAGCGAGCTGGAGGCGCTTTATGGCGAGTCCGGCCAGGCGATGGCCGAGCAGGCGGCGTCCGCCGCCGAGCCCGAGCCGACCAAGGAGTCTGAAGGACCGGCCAAAGAGCCTGAAGGGCCGGCCAAGGCCACCAGCCAGGCGGCGCGCAAGCGTAGCTGA
- the prmB gene encoding 50S ribosomal protein L3 N(5)-glutamine methyltransferase yields MLLKGGQYTGPDVAVNRCRGYNRGSAAFPCKRRTGCPVADSVCSSSTSTLTLDDAELAEGLITLRDCLRWATSEFHLAGLHYGHGTDSAWDEAVALTLGALHLPWNVDPGVLDARLLPMERRRIVGLARERIGSRRPLPYLLGEAFFAGVPFSVDERVLIPRSPIAELIEHGFGAWFPVEPPARVLDLCAGSGCIGIATALHLPTCEVDLADVSAEALEVSRLNITRHDVGDRVRAVASDLFDGLEGRRYELIVSNPPYVDARDLATMPAEFRHEPGLALGAGADGLDIVRRILREAREHLTDDGVLIVEVGNSDRHLEAAFPEVPFMWLEFERGGQGVFALTAAELDAHAASFA; encoded by the coding sequence ATGCTCCTGAAAGGGGGCCAGTATACCGGCCCTGACGTGGCTGTGAACCGCTGCCGAGGGTACAATCGGGGTTCAGCCGCTTTCCCATGCAAACGTCGAACAGGATGCCCCGTGGCCGATTCCGTCTGCTCTTCATCGACTTCCACCCTGACCCTCGACGACGCCGAGTTGGCCGAGGGGCTGATCACCCTGCGTGACTGCCTGCGCTGGGCCACCAGCGAGTTCCATCTGGCCGGCCTGCATTATGGTCATGGTACCGATTCCGCCTGGGACGAGGCAGTGGCCCTGACGCTGGGTGCCCTGCACCTGCCCTGGAACGTCGATCCCGGCGTGCTCGATGCGCGCCTGCTGCCCATGGAGCGCCGCCGTATCGTCGGGCTCGCCAGGGAGCGAATCGGCAGCCGTCGTCCCTTGCCCTACCTGCTGGGCGAGGCCTTCTTCGCCGGCGTGCCCTTCAGTGTCGACGAGCGGGTGCTGATCCCGCGCTCGCCCATCGCCGAGCTGATCGAGCATGGCTTCGGCGCCTGGTTCCCCGTCGAACCGCCGGCGCGAGTGCTGGACCTGTGCGCCGGCTCCGGCTGCATCGGCATCGCCACCGCCCTGCACCTGCCCACCTGCGAGGTCGACCTGGCCGATGTCAGCGCCGAGGCTCTGGAGGTGTCGCGTCTCAACATCACGCGCCACGATGTCGGCGATCGCGTGCGAGCCGTCGCCTCGGACCTCTTCGACGGCCTCGAGGGGCGGCGCTATGAGTTGATCGTCTCCAACCCGCCCTATGTCGATGCCCGGGATCTGGCCACCATGCCCGCCGAGTTCCGTCACGAGCCGGGACTGGCGCTGGGCGCCGGGGCCGATGGCCTGGACATCGTGCGTCGTATCCTGCGCGAGGCCCGCGAGCACCTGACCGACGACGGCGTGTTGATCGTCGAGGTCGGCAACTCTGATCGTCACCTGGAGGCCGCCTTCCCCGAGGTTCCCTTCATGTGGCTGGAATTCGAGCGCGGCGGTCAGGGCGTGTTCGCGCTGACCGCCGCGGAACTCGACGCCCATGCGGCGTCCTTCGCCTGA
- a CDS encoding alpha/beta fold hydrolase, whose amino-acid sequence MTQGEPMRLADGRLAALSWGEARAPTWLALHGWLDNAASFSRLAPRLASSLGIRVVALDFAGHGHSRYLVGDGGYALWDYCHDVLDALDALGLERAPLLAHSMGAGVACLLAAGLPERVERLVLIDGLGAVTTAPSALPRQLRKGLQARRRPCASAPRYADIESAVAARVAGSASPIDAETARPLVERNLEALAWGEWRLRSDPRLRWASPVRLTPDQVLAALGAMSCDVLLVEGQEGILGEREGMTSRRAAVAELTRRVLAGGHHLHLESERVDAVAETIVAHVRGTDRT is encoded by the coding sequence ATGACACAGGGAGAGCCCATGCGTCTTGCCGACGGTCGCCTGGCTGCCCTGTCCTGGGGCGAGGCCCGGGCGCCGACCTGGCTCGCCCTGCATGGCTGGCTGGACAATGCCGCCAGTTTCTCGCGCCTGGCGCCGCGCCTCGCATCGAGCTTGGGCATCCGGGTGGTGGCGCTCGATTTCGCGGGCCATGGGCACTCGCGTTATCTGGTCGGGGACGGGGGCTATGCCCTCTGGGACTACTGTCATGACGTGCTCGATGCCCTCGATGCGCTGGGCCTCGAGCGTGCCCCGCTGCTGGCGCATTCCATGGGTGCCGGGGTGGCCTGCCTGCTTGCCGCCGGCCTGCCGGAACGCGTCGAGCGGCTGGTCCTGATCGATGGCCTCGGTGCCGTGACCACTGCGCCGTCGGCGTTGCCACGCCAGTTGCGCAAGGGGCTGCAAGCCCGTCGACGGCCCTGCGCGTCGGCGCCTCGCTATGCTGATATCGAGAGCGCCGTGGCGGCGCGGGTGGCCGGCAGTGCCTCGCCGATCGACGCGGAAACCGCCAGGCCCCTGGTCGAGCGAAATCTGGAGGCGCTGGCATGGGGCGAGTGGCGGCTGCGCAGCGACCCGCGCCTGCGCTGGGCCTCGCCGGTTCGCCTGACGCCCGATCAGGTGCTGGCCGCACTGGGCGCCATGAGCTGCGATGTTCTGCTGGTCGAGGGTCAGGAAGGCATCCTGGGAGAGCGCGAGGGCATGACGTCGAGAAGGGCTGCGGTCGCCGAGCTGACGAGGCGGGTGCTGGCGGGTGGCCACCACCTGCATCTGGAGTCGGAACGGGTGGATGCCGTTGCCGAGACGATTGTGGCGCATGTCCGGGGAACTGATCGAACCTGA
- the lnt gene encoding apolipoprotein N-acyltransferase yields MPAFRSSPLLGCLAALAAGVLTTLSAAPFMLWWLAPVAAGLLYAGLPALSPRQAAWRGWCYGLGLFGTGVSWVYVSIHDYGYTGVPLAVFLTTLFVATLALFFAVTLWLYRRLAGPRFAVLTFAGAWVLGEALRTWLFTGFPWLLLGSGQVDSPLAPWAPVGGVYLLSLITALSGALGVELLRRRWWAALPLAGLWLIPLALPLQWTHPAGDPVRVALLQGNLSQLIKWTPEGQRTAIDTYRRLTRELGDTPLDLVIWPEAALPMFEDQARPVLERAQASLPDDTQLLTGILQRDEQGNFYNSVVGLNGVQGEYRKHHLVPFGEYLPLESLLRGAIAFFDLPMPAMTPGPDGQQPMVAAGTRIGNAICYEIIYADLVAKQARHANVLLTLSNDTWFGDSLGPQQHLQMARLRALENGRYVVRATSNGVTAIVDPQGRITGRLPQFEAATLVGEYVPMEGLTPFTRTGSWPIWLLAALMVLPGIRLSAAVSRKP; encoded by the coding sequence ATGCCCGCCTTTCGCTCCAGCCCCCTGCTCGGTTGCCTGGCCGCCCTGGCGGCCGGGGTACTGACCACGCTCTCTGCCGCCCCCTTCATGCTGTGGTGGCTCGCCCCGGTGGCCGCCGGCCTGCTCTATGCGGGCCTGCCGGCCCTGTCGCCACGTCAGGCGGCCTGGCGTGGCTGGTGCTATGGCCTGGGCCTGTTCGGTACCGGTGTTTCCTGGGTCTATGTCTCGATCCACGACTACGGCTACACCGGCGTTCCCCTGGCCGTCTTCCTGACGACGCTGTTCGTGGCCACCCTCGCCTTGTTCTTCGCCGTCACGCTCTGGCTCTATCGACGTCTTGCCGGCCCCCGCTTCGCCGTGCTCACCTTCGCCGGCGCCTGGGTGCTGGGCGAAGCCCTGCGCACCTGGCTGTTCACCGGTTTTCCCTGGCTGCTGCTGGGCAGCGGTCAGGTGGATTCCCCCCTGGCGCCGTGGGCGCCGGTGGGCGGTGTCTACCTGCTGTCGCTGATCACCGCCCTGAGCGGCGCACTCGGCGTGGAGCTGCTGCGCCGTCGCTGGTGGGCCGCCCTGCCCCTCGCCGGCCTCTGGCTGATACCCCTGGCACTGCCGCTGCAATGGACCCATCCCGCCGGCGACCCGGTGCGCGTCGCCCTGTTGCAGGGCAACCTCTCGCAGTTGATCAAGTGGACTCCGGAAGGCCAGCGCACCGCCATCGATACCTATCGGCGCCTGACCCGGGAACTGGGCGACACACCGCTCGACCTGGTGATCTGGCCGGAAGCGGCGCTGCCGATGTTCGAGGACCAGGCCCGGCCAGTGCTGGAGCGCGCCCAGGCGAGCCTGCCGGACGATACCCAGTTGCTCACCGGCATTCTCCAGCGTGATGAGCAGGGCAACTTCTACAATAGCGTGGTCGGCCTGAACGGCGTGCAGGGTGAATATCGCAAGCACCATCTGGTGCCCTTCGGCGAGTACTTGCCACTGGAAAGCCTGTTGCGCGGCGCCATCGCCTTCTTCGACCTGCCGATGCCGGCCATGACGCCAGGCCCCGACGGCCAGCAACCCATGGTCGCCGCCGGCACCCGCATCGGCAATGCCATCTGCTACGAGATCATCTACGCCGATCTGGTGGCCAAGCAGGCACGTCACGCCAACGTACTCCTGACGCTTTCCAACGATACCTGGTTCGGCGATTCCCTGGGCCCTCAGCAACACCTGCAGATGGCCCGCCTGCGCGCCCTGGAAAACGGCCGCTACGTGGTCAGGGCCACCAGCAATGGCGTCACCGCCATCGTCGACCCACAGGGACGCATCACCGGCCGCCTGCCCCAGTTCGAAGCCGCCACCCTGGTCGGGGAATACGTTCCCATGGAAGGCCTCACCCCCTTCACCCGCACCGGCAGCTGGCCGATCTGGCTCCTCGCGGCGCTGATGGTACTGCCCGGCATCCGGCTAAGCGCCGCCGTAAGCCGTAAGCCGTAA
- a CDS encoding DUF6489 family protein — protein MKINVEFDLTPDEFRRALGLPDVEAFQQDLLERIQKQMESGVEGYDPMSLMQPFLQQPLFQQGMANFGNYQQMMMDMLSRAASGATRSQENDPDEPPSGASGQGAGKASSASAQSRSRRKS, from the coding sequence ATGAAGATCAACGTCGAGTTCGATTTGACGCCAGATGAATTCCGCCGGGCACTCGGACTGCCCGATGTGGAAGCCTTTCAGCAGGATTTGCTGGAGCGCATCCAGAAGCAGATGGAATCCGGTGTCGAGGGCTATGACCCCATGAGCCTGATGCAGCCCTTCCTCCAGCAACCGCTCTTCCAGCAGGGCATGGCCAACTTCGGCAACTATCAGCAGATGATGATGGATATGCTGAGCCGTGCTGCGTCCGGGGCCACCCGGAGCCAGGAAAACGATCCGGATGAGCCGCCCTCCGGGGCGTCCGGGCAAGGCGCCGGCAAGGCCTCCTCGGCCAGCGCCCAGTCTCGCAGCCGGCGCAAGAGCTGA
- a CDS encoding alpha/beta fold hydrolase, giving the protein MPQPATATPLVFAHANGFPGRSYRSFLAPLEARFDMHPVEQLGHHPDFPVGHNWLALRDELLEQLQAFSEPVIGVGHSMGGVLTAMAAEQAPERFRCVVMLDPPLMLGVDAMAMKLAKRLGFVDRVTPAGRTLGRRSRWSDRSAMRDYLRRRSLFRRFTDQALDDYIEGGTRELEEGGVVLRYDPDIEVDIFRHLPDHLNALPERARVPLGVLAGDESDLLTSRRRRRLRRRGVRVAEVPGGHMFPMEHPEATREALLAMLDTLLDGGER; this is encoded by the coding sequence ATGCCCCAGCCTGCTACCGCCACGCCTCTTGTCTTCGCCCATGCCAACGGCTTTCCCGGCCGAAGCTACCGCAGTTTCCTGGCGCCGCTCGAGGCGCGTTTCGACATGCATCCCGTGGAGCAGCTCGGTCATCATCCCGACTTTCCCGTGGGCCACAACTGGCTGGCGCTGCGCGACGAACTGCTGGAGCAGTTACAGGCGTTCTCCGAACCGGTGATCGGCGTCGGGCATTCCATGGGCGGCGTGCTGACGGCCATGGCCGCCGAGCAGGCGCCGGAACGCTTCCGCTGTGTGGTGATGCTCGATCCTCCCTTGATGCTGGGCGTCGACGCCATGGCCATGAAGCTGGCCAAGCGCCTCGGTTTCGTCGATCGGGTCACCCCGGCGGGGCGGACCCTGGGGCGCCGTTCCCGTTGGTCGGACCGTTCGGCGATGCGCGACTATCTGCGTCGCCGCAGCCTGTTTCGTCGTTTCACCGACCAGGCCCTGGATGATTACATCGAGGGCGGTACCCGGGAGCTCGAGGAGGGTGGGGTGGTTCTGCGCTATGACCCCGATATCGAAGTCGACATCTTCCGCCACCTGCCCGATCACCTGAACGCTCTCCCCGAGCGTGCCAGGGTGCCGCTGGGCGTGCTGGCCGGTGATGAGTCCGATCTGCTCACGTCGCGTCGGCGACGTCGCTTGAGGCGTCGAGGTGTCAGGGTCGCCGAGGTGCCCGGCGGCCACATGTTCCCCATGGAACACCCCGAAGCGACTCGCGAGGCCCTGCTGGCCATGCTCGATACCCTGCTGGATGGAGGTGAACGATGA
- a CDS encoding HlyC/CorC family transporter, producing MSEDRSSSQGNRSWLDKLFSALTSDSDEPSSRDELLEFLRQAATRLKLEQDAMMIIEGALNISDQQVREVLIPRSQVNAIDLDQPLEEYLPVILETGHSRYPVIGENLDEVKGILLVKDLLPLLQGSQDNGHAFQLEEVLRPAMFVPESKRLNSLLKEFRDTHNHMAVVVDEYGGTAGIVTIEDILEEIVGDIEDEHDTDEEADIRDLGDGRFAIRALTPIEEFNEHFGTRLSDEEFDTLGGLIMQRFGHLPGRGEHTRIGDWRFTVLNADNRRIRLLEAERPTDDDQ from the coding sequence ATGAGCGAAGACCGATCGAGTAGCCAGGGCAACAGGTCCTGGCTCGATAAATTGTTCAGCGCACTTACCAGCGACAGCGACGAACCCAGCTCCCGGGACGAACTCTTGGAGTTCCTCCGCCAGGCAGCGACCCGGCTCAAGCTCGAGCAGGACGCCATGATGATCATCGAGGGCGCCCTGAACATCAGCGACCAACAGGTTCGCGAAGTGCTCATCCCGCGCTCTCAGGTCAACGCCATCGACCTCGATCAACCGCTGGAAGAATACCTGCCGGTGATTCTCGAGACCGGCCATTCGCGTTATCCGGTCATCGGCGAGAACCTCGACGAGGTCAAGGGCATCCTGCTGGTCAAGGACCTGCTGCCATTGCTGCAAGGCAGCCAGGACAACGGCCATGCCTTCCAGCTCGAGGAGGTACTGCGCCCGGCGATGTTCGTGCCGGAATCCAAACGGCTCAACAGCCTGCTCAAGGAATTTCGCGACACCCACAATCACATGGCCGTGGTGGTGGACGAATACGGCGGCACCGCCGGCATCGTGACCATCGAGGACATCCTCGAGGAAATCGTCGGCGACATCGAGGACGAACACGACACCGACGAGGAAGCGGACATCCGCGACCTGGGCGACGGCCGCTTCGCCATCCGCGCCCTGACGCCCATCGAGGAGTTCAACGAACACTTCGGCACGCGGCTTTCCGACGAGGAATTCGACACCCTGGGCGGCCTGATCATGCAGCGTTTCGGCCACCTGCCTGGACGCGGCGAACACACCAGGATCGGCGACTGGCGCTTCACCGTACTCAACGCCGACAATCGTCGCATCCGCCTGCTGGAAGCCGAGCGGCCTACCGACGACGACCAGTGA
- the aroC gene encoding chorismate synthase gives MSGNTFGKLFTVTTFGESHGPALGAIVDGCPPGVPIDEETLQRDLDRRRPGSSRHTTQRREPDRVRLLSGVFEGVTTGTSIGLLIENTDQRSKDYSRIKDQFRPAHADYTYHHKYGIRDYRGGGRSSARETAMRVAAGAIAKQYLASQGIRVRGYMSQLGPIAIEFRDWAAVDDNPFFCPDPEKVPELEAFMDQLRRDQDSVGARISVVAEGVPPGLGEPVFDRLDAELAHGLMSINAVKGVEIGDGFASVAQRGSEHRDEMTPEGFLSNHAGGVLGGISSGQTIIAHLALKPTSSITIPGRSIDVAGAPVEVVTRGRHDPCVGIRATPIAEAMMALTLMDHLLRHRGQNQDVEVSTPRLS, from the coding sequence ATGTCCGGCAACACCTTCGGCAAGCTGTTCACCGTCACCACCTTCGGCGAGAGCCATGGCCCGGCGCTCGGCGCCATCGTCGATGGCTGTCCGCCGGGCGTGCCGATCGACGAGGAAACCCTGCAACGTGATCTGGACCGGCGTCGACCGGGCTCCTCGCGGCATACCACCCAGCGTCGCGAGCCCGACCGGGTGCGGTTGTTGTCCGGCGTCTTCGAGGGCGTGACCACCGGAACGTCCATCGGGCTGCTGATCGAGAACACCGACCAGCGCTCCAAGGACTATTCGCGGATCAAGGACCAGTTTCGCCCGGCCCACGCCGACTACACCTATCACCACAAGTACGGGATTCGCGACTATCGGGGCGGCGGTCGCTCCAGTGCCCGCGAAACCGCCATGCGGGTGGCCGCCGGCGCCATTGCCAAGCAGTATCTGGCCAGTCAGGGCATCCGGGTGCGTGGCTACATGAGCCAGCTCGGGCCCATTGCCATCGAGTTTCGCGACTGGGCGGCGGTGGACGACAATCCCTTCTTCTGTCCCGACCCGGAAAAAGTGCCCGAGCTCGAAGCCTTCATGGATCAGCTGCGGCGCGATCAGGACTCGGTGGGCGCGCGCATTTCGGTGGTCGCCGAGGGCGTGCCGCCTGGCCTTGGCGAGCCGGTCTTCGATCGCCTCGACGCCGAGCTGGCGCATGGCCTGATGAGCATCAACGCCGTGAAGGGCGTGGAGATCGGCGACGGTTTCGCCTCGGTGGCCCAGCGGGGCAGTGAGCACCGCGATGAAATGACGCCCGAGGGCTTTCTGTCCAATCATGCCGGTGGCGTCCTGGGCGGCATCTCCAGCGGCCAGACGATCATTGCACATCTGGCGCTCAAGCCGACCTCCAGCATCACCATCCCGGGGCGCTCGATTGACGTCGCTGGCGCACCGGTGGAGGTCGTCACCCGCGGGCGTCATGATCCCTGTGTCGGCATTCGCGCCACGCCCATCGCCGAGGCGATGATGGCGCTGACCCTGATGGATCATCTGCTGCGGCATCGAGGCCAGAATCAGGACGTTGAGGTATCGACGCCAAGACTGTCCTGA
- a CDS encoding Smr/MutS family protein, translating to MSRRRHQPDADDVSAFRRALSEAGVRPLQHNRADPGRPRREDEAARARRAAAADAGSDNVTGRTSDGRVEAVRPSAYLDFALPDLPYRTRSQLKRGQIAWEAGLDLHGYTVDEARLELETFLHDAEAERARCVLVVHGKAWGATSDYPVIKSHVNAWLREWPSVLAFCSATDADGGTGAVYVLLRRQR from the coding sequence ATGAGCCGACGCCGCCACCAGCCGGACGCCGATGACGTCAGTGCCTTCCGCCGGGCACTGAGCGAGGCCGGTGTGCGCCCGCTGCAGCACAACCGCGCCGATCCCGGTCGCCCGCGCCGAGAGGACGAAGCCGCCCGGGCACGACGCGCGGCGGCCGCCGACGCCGGCTCGGACAACGTCACCGGCCGCACTTCCGACGGCCGCGTCGAGGCAGTCCGGCCTTCGGCGTATCTCGATTTCGCGCTGCCCGACCTGCCCTATCGCACCCGCAGCCAGCTCAAGCGCGGCCAGATCGCCTGGGAAGCGGGGCTGGATCTGCATGGCTATACCGTCGACGAGGCCCGACTGGAACTCGAGACCTTCCTGCACGATGCCGAAGCCGAGCGCGCCCGTTGCGTGCTGGTCGTGCATGGCAAGGCCTGGGGCGCCACCTCCGATTACCCGGTGATCAAGAGCCACGTCAACGCCTGGCTGCGCGAATGGCCAAGCGTACTGGCCTTCTGCTCGGCCACCGATGCCGATGGCGGCACCGGTGCGGTGTATGTGCTGTTACGGCGGCAGCGTTAG
- a CDS encoding patatin-like phospholipase family protein — translation MAERSPDEDTGRRVVLALGSGGARGYAHIGIIEELEARGYEIVALSGCSMGALVAGIYAAGELDAYRDWVCRLDYFDVLRLVDVTWSPMGAMKASKVMSKLEELVGDTLIEDLPVPVTTVATDLTRQREVWFQSGSLLQAIRASIAVPGVITPVYRGAQVLVDGGLLNPLPVMPAVGARADFLMAVNATAHTSRPVTLESLLPPEEAAEEQAREAERDRAGAVDFTGWMEGVRGATRRLFDGLGSGDEDDAEKGKQERDRHAWGRLDMMLASFDIAQGAIANYRLAGYPPDVLVEIPKTVCGAYEFHRAEALICLGRHLAKDALDRRERELDMRGKT, via the coding sequence ATGGCCGAACGATCTCCCGACGAGGATACCGGCCGGCGTGTGGTATTGGCGCTGGGCAGCGGCGGTGCGCGGGGTTATGCGCACATCGGGATCATCGAGGAGCTGGAGGCGCGCGGTTACGAGATCGTGGCGCTGTCGGGCTGCTCCATGGGCGCTCTGGTGGCCGGTATTTACGCGGCGGGTGAGCTGGATGCCTATCGTGACTGGGTCTGTCGCCTGGATTACTTCGATGTTCTGCGCCTGGTGGATGTCACCTGGAGCCCGATGGGGGCAATGAAGGCCAGCAAGGTGATGAGCAAGCTCGAGGAACTGGTCGGCGACACCCTGATCGAGGACCTGCCGGTCCCGGTGACCACCGTGGCCACCGACCTGACTCGCCAACGCGAAGTGTGGTTCCAGTCGGGGAGCCTGTTGCAGGCCATTCGGGCCTCCATCGCGGTGCCGGGCGTCATCACGCCAGTCTACCGGGGCGCCCAGGTGCTGGTGGATGGCGGCCTGCTCAACCCCTTGCCGGTGATGCCGGCAGTGGGCGCGCGTGCGGATTTCCTCATGGCGGTCAATGCCACTGCCCACACCTCACGGCCGGTGACACTGGAATCCCTGCTGCCGCCCGAGGAGGCCGCCGAGGAACAGGCTCGTGAGGCGGAACGCGATCGAGCGGGGGCGGTCGATTTTACCGGCTGGATGGAAGGCGTGCGGGGCGCCACGCGCCGGCTCTTCGATGGTCTCGGTAGCGGTGACGAGGACGACGCCGAAAAGGGCAAGCAGGAACGCGATCGTCATGCCTGGGGGCGCCTCGACATGATGCTGGCATCCTTCGACATCGCCCAGGGCGCGATTGCCAACTACCGGTTGGCGGGCTATCCGCCGGACGTGCTGGTCGAGATTCCCAAGACGGTCTGCGGCGCCTACGAGTTCCACCGCGCCGAGGCCCTGATATGCCTGGGGAGGCATCTGGCCAAGGACGCGTTGGACCGCCGCGAGCGTGAACTCGATATGCGGGGGAAAACCTAA
- the phaC gene encoding class I poly(R)-hydroxyalkanoic acid synthase: MQPGNHAPSQEELEAWGEQARLIGEQYRALIEDVLPRLVPDTAAESVYADMHDSFRAGAEALNRDPSLLWQTQARLMEDQYQLWQNGLKALSGESVAPLVTPGKGDRRFQDEAWHSDPFYMSIMQQYLLFARRVESLVDSLEGLSDDHRRNLAFYARQLVNAMSPTNFVTTNPEVMRRTLETRGQNLVDGLARLREDLANSVEGLNVTMTDREAFEVGENIAVTPGAVIFENELMQLIQYTPSTEKVFKTPLLVVPPWINKYYVLDLRQENSLVKWLVDQGHSVFLISWRNPGPEQRDLTWADYMQMGPIAAMEAIEQAVGEKSVNLLSYCVGGTLTASTVAYLTSTRRGRKVRSVTYMATLQDFRDPGELGVFLAEPVLRGIEEKLEQDGYLDGRVMAYSFNLLRENDLFWSFYINNYLKGDAPAPFDLLYWNTDGTNLPAGTHGWYLRHLYRENRLVEPGGIELDGVKIDLRKISVPSYFVSTREDHIAKWNSTYYGALLPKGPVTFVLAGSGHIAGIVNPPHKNKYGFWTNEELPDDHEAWLEGAEAHEGSWWPHWQAWMTENGYADPDKLVPARQPGEGQLDILEPAPGRYVKMTIPEVLAPGEAGS, translated from the coding sequence ATGCAGCCAGGGAATCATGCACCGTCACAGGAGGAGCTCGAGGCGTGGGGCGAGCAGGCCAGGCTGATCGGCGAGCAATATCGCGCCTTGATCGAGGACGTACTGCCGCGCCTGGTGCCCGATACCGCCGCCGAGTCCGTCTATGCCGACATGCACGACAGCTTTCGGGCCGGCGCCGAGGCGCTGAATCGCGATCCTTCCCTGCTGTGGCAGACCCAGGCACGCTTGATGGAGGATCAATACCAGCTTTGGCAGAACGGGCTCAAGGCATTGTCCGGTGAGTCGGTGGCACCGCTGGTCACGCCCGGCAAGGGGGATCGGCGTTTCCAGGACGAGGCCTGGCACAGCGATCCCTTCTACATGTCGATCATGCAGCAGTACCTGCTGTTCGCACGTCGCGTCGAGTCCCTGGTGGACAGCCTCGAGGGACTGTCGGACGACCATCGACGCAACCTCGCCTTCTACGCGCGGCAACTGGTCAATGCCATGTCGCCGACCAACTTCGTCACCACCAACCCCGAAGTGATGCGGCGTACCCTGGAAACGCGAGGCCAGAATCTGGTGGATGGCCTGGCCCGGTTGCGCGAGGATCTCGCCAATTCCGTCGAGGGGCTCAATGTCACCATGACGGACCGCGAGGCCTTCGAGGTCGGCGAGAACATCGCCGTCACCCCTGGAGCAGTGATCTTCGAGAACGAGCTGATGCAGCTGATCCAGTACACTCCCAGCACCGAGAAGGTCTTCAAGACGCCGTTGCTGGTGGTGCCGCCCTGGATCAACAAGTATTACGTGCTCGACCTTCGTCAGGAGAACTCGCTGGTCAAGTGGCTGGTGGATCAGGGCCACAGCGTCTTCCTGATCTCCTGGCGCAATCCCGGTCCCGAGCAGCGTGATCTGACCTGGGCCGATTACATGCAGATGGGGCCCATTGCGGCCATGGAAGCCATCGAGCAGGCCGTGGGCGAAAAGTCGGTCAACCTGCTGAGCTACTGTGTCGGCGGGACTCTGACGGCCTCGACAGTGGCCTACCTGACCAGCACCCGGCGCGGCCGCAAGGTGCGCTCGGTCACCTACATGGCGACTCTGCAGGACTTCCGCGATCCCGGCGAGCTGGGCGTCTTCCTTGCCGAGCCGGTGCTCAGGGGCATAGAAGAAAAACTCGAGCAGGACGGCTATCTGGATGGCCGAGTCATGGCCTATTCCTTCAACCTGCTGCGCGAGAACGATCTGTTCTGGTCGTTCTACATCAACAACTATCTGAAAGGCGACGCGCCGGCTCCCTTCGACCTGCTGTACTGGAACACCGACGGCACCAACCTGCCGGCGGGCACCCACGGCTGGTACCTGCGGCACCTGTATCGCGAGAACCGCCTGGTCGAGCCGGGTGGCATCGAACTCGACGGCGTGAAGATCGACCTGCGCAAGATCTCGGTTCCCAGCTACTTCGTCTCCACCCGCGAGGACCATATCGCCAAGTGGAACAGCACCTATTATGGTGCCTTGCTGCCCAAGGGGCCGGTCACCTTCGTGCTGGCCGGGTCCGGGCATATTGCCGGCATCGTCAATCCGCCCCACAAGAACAAGTACGGTTTCTGGACTAACGAGGAACTGCCGGACGATCATGAAGCCTGGCTCGAGGGAGCCGAGGCGCATGAAGGCTCCTGGTGGCCGCACTGGCAGGCCTGGATGACCGAGAACGGCTACGCCGATCCCGACAAGCTGGTACCGGCCCGCCAACCCGGCGAAGGCCAGCTCGATATCCTCGAGCCGGCACCGGGGCGGTACGTGAAGATGACGATTCCCGAGGTGCTGGCTCCCGGCGAAGCCGGGAGTTAG